Proteins encoded in a region of the Streptomyces sp. NBC_00513 genome:
- a CDS encoding CAP domain-containing protein: MNHTRTHRRATAAASAVLMAGGLLLATGTSATVAASASLPSAVSPAEQQAMLAQTNSVRQQNDQPPLSWDGGLANQAQDWADDPKSSEGGELHHSSLNVAENISSVGPDGAVGQWASEKAAYDAAGPDHDTSSESYRNWGHYHNMVQPNYTKMGCGARSEAEVQGGWVTVCHYS, from the coding sequence ATGAACCACACCCGGACACACCGCCGCGCCACGGCCGCCGCCTCGGCGGTCCTGATGGCCGGAGGCCTACTGCTGGCGACGGGCACCTCGGCGACCGTCGCCGCCTCCGCGAGCCTCCCGTCGGCGGTCAGCCCGGCCGAGCAGCAGGCCATGCTCGCCCAGACGAACAGCGTCCGCCAACAGAACGACCAACCGCCCCTCAGCTGGGACGGCGGCCTCGCGAACCAGGCCCAGGATTGGGCCGACGACCCGAAGTCCTCCGAGGGAGGTGAGCTGCACCACAGCTCGCTCAACGTCGCCGAGAACATATCGAGCGTCGGACCGGACGGAGCCGTCGGCCAGTGGGCCTCGGAGAAGGCCGCTTACGACGCGGCGGGACCCGACCACGACACCAGCAGCGAGTCGTACCGGAATTGGGGCCACTACCACAACATGGTCCAGCCCAACTACACGAAGATGGGCTGCGGCGCGAGGAGCGAAGCGGAAGTCCAGGGCGGCTGGGTCACCGTGTGCCACTACTCCTGA
- a CDS encoding acyl-CoA thioesterase II, with product MNEALTTLLDLLDLEQIEENIFRGTSRSALVPRVFGGQVAAQALVAAGRTVPEDRTAHSLHSYFLRAGDPGAPIVYSVDRIRDGHSFTTRRVVAVQHGQPIFHLSASFQTYEEGLDHQTAMPDAPDPETLPTAAEALPAYRGVFRDPDTVERLIEARGAVDLRYATTPPWGSVGQPVEPRSQVWFRTAGKLESDDALLHTCLATYVSDMTLLDSVLLAHGRGGWAVGDVVGASLDHAMWFHRPFRADEWLLYDQESPSAAAGRGLGQARIWTQDGRLAVTVIQEGVVRVPRG from the coding sequence ATGAACGAGGCTCTGACGACGCTCCTCGATCTGCTCGACCTGGAGCAGATCGAGGAGAACATCTTCCGCGGTACCAGCCGTTCGGCGCTGGTACCGCGCGTCTTCGGCGGACAGGTCGCGGCCCAGGCGCTGGTCGCGGCCGGTCGGACCGTGCCCGAGGACCGCACCGCGCACTCGCTGCACTCGTACTTCCTGCGCGCCGGCGACCCCGGCGCGCCCATCGTGTACTCGGTGGACCGGATCCGCGACGGGCACTCCTTCACCACCCGCCGGGTGGTGGCCGTCCAGCACGGCCAGCCGATCTTCCACCTCTCCGCGTCGTTCCAGACGTACGAGGAGGGGCTGGACCACCAGACGGCGATGCCGGACGCCCCCGATCCCGAGACCCTGCCCACCGCCGCCGAGGCCCTGCCCGCGTACCGGGGCGTCTTCCGCGACCCGGACACGGTGGAGCGGCTGATCGAGGCACGGGGCGCGGTGGACCTCCGGTACGCGACGACCCCTCCGTGGGGCAGTGTCGGGCAGCCGGTCGAACCGCGCTCGCAGGTGTGGTTCCGCACCGCCGGGAAGCTGGAGAGCGACGACGCCCTGCTGCACACCTGCCTGGCCACCTACGTCTCGGACATGACCCTGCTCGACTCGGTGCTGCTCGCGCACGGCCGGGGCGGCTGGGCCGTCGGCGACGTGGTGGGTGCCTCGCTGGACCACGCGATGTGGTTCCACCGGCCGTTCCGCGCCGACGAGTGGCTGCTGTACGACCAGGAGTCCCCCTCGGCCGCCGCCGGCCGGGGTCTGGGGCAGGCCCGTATCTGGACCCAGGACGGGCGGCTGGCCGTCACCGTCATCCAGGAGGGCGTGGTGCGCGTCCCGCGCGGCTGA
- a CDS encoding phosphatase, whose protein sequence is MGRMPKPIETPAQSSQAPSRAELLDHLVRTRIAGDVATSRENNLSHYRKLANGDRHYWLGLELGDRWADEQDVLAVMAERCGVVDDATHRHGQDTIDPELTVAALDRLAARLRKAALDRQSVLLATGHPGGLLDVHRATGEALRAAGCEIVVIPRGLVADECSVWQFADVAVLERGATLWHTHSPEPMAAILDGLAAEGRPQPDLVLADHGWAGCAAQRGLDAVGYADCNDPALFLAEAEGTLQIAIPLDDHVRDPRHYDPMVAYLLDAAGLA, encoded by the coding sequence ATGGGCCGTATGCCGAAGCCGATAGAGACGCCCGCCCAGTCCTCTCAAGCGCCGAGCCGCGCCGAACTCCTCGACCACCTGGTCCGCACGCGGATCGCGGGTGACGTCGCCACCTCGCGCGAGAACAACCTGTCGCACTACCGCAAGCTCGCCAACGGCGACCGCCACTACTGGCTGGGCCTGGAACTCGGCGACCGCTGGGCCGACGAGCAGGACGTGCTCGCCGTGATGGCGGAACGCTGCGGAGTGGTCGACGACGCGACCCACCGCCACGGCCAGGACACCATCGACCCGGAACTGACGGTCGCCGCCCTGGACCGGCTCGCGGCCCGACTGCGCAAGGCCGCGCTGGACCGGCAGAGCGTCCTGCTGGCCACCGGGCACCCCGGCGGCCTCCTGGACGTCCACCGGGCGACCGGCGAGGCCCTGCGGGCGGCCGGTTGCGAGATCGTGGTCATCCCGCGCGGGCTGGTCGCGGACGAGTGCTCCGTGTGGCAGTTCGCCGACGTCGCCGTGCTGGAGCGGGGCGCGACCCTGTGGCACACCCACTCGCCGGAGCCCATGGCCGCGATCCTGGACGGGCTGGCGGCCGAGGGACGCCCCCAGCCGGACCTGGTCCTGGCCGACCACGGCTGGGCGGGCTGCGCGGCGCAGCGGGGCCTGGACGCGGTGGGCTACGCGGACTGCAACGACCCCGCCCTGTTCCTCGCCGAGGCGGAGGGCACCCTCCAGATCGCGATCCCGCTCGACGACCACGTCCGGGACCCACGCCACTACGACCCCATGGTGGCCTACCTGCTGGACGCCGCGGGCCTGGCCTGA
- a CDS encoding SDR family NAD(P)-dependent oxidoreductase: MSATPTPTGPKVVLITGTSTGIGLAAAVAAARAGLHTVATMRDTGRADALLEAADEAGVRDLIQVKPLDVTDADSVARCVAEVVAEHGRLDAVVNNAGAGFVGTIEQHGMEPVRAAMEVNYFGVVEVTRAALPHLRASGGRVITVTSVGGMIGQPFNEAYCAAKFAVEGFMESLAPVVATTGVQVAVVEPGAVTSEFVATIGVDVPTLLTEAGPYAPALQAYLGRTSQAYDHAQTSAEAAAPVVEALTAERMPFRVQTSDWARDFVGIKLADLDGSAVQDFTGGWLK, from the coding sequence ATGTCCGCCACCCCCACCCCCACCGGCCCCAAGGTCGTCCTCATCACCGGCACCTCCACCGGCATCGGTCTGGCCGCCGCGGTCGCCGCCGCCCGCGCGGGCCTGCACACCGTCGCCACCATGCGCGACACCGGCCGTGCCGACGCCCTGCTGGAGGCGGCCGACGAAGCCGGCGTCCGCGACCTGATCCAGGTCAAGCCGCTCGACGTGACGGACGCCGACTCCGTGGCCCGCTGCGTGGCCGAGGTCGTCGCCGAACACGGACGGCTCGACGCGGTGGTGAACAACGCGGGCGCCGGGTTCGTCGGCACGATCGAACAGCACGGCATGGAGCCGGTCCGGGCCGCGATGGAGGTCAACTACTTCGGCGTCGTCGAGGTCACCCGGGCGGCGCTCCCCCACCTGCGCGCCTCGGGCGGCCGGGTCATCACGGTGACGAGCGTCGGCGGCATGATCGGCCAGCCGTTCAACGAGGCCTACTGCGCGGCCAAGTTCGCCGTCGAGGGCTTCATGGAGTCGCTCGCCCCGGTCGTCGCCACCACCGGCGTCCAGGTGGCCGTCGTCGAACCGGGCGCCGTCACCAGCGAGTTCGTCGCCACCATCGGGGTCGACGTACCGACCCTGCTCACCGAGGCCGGACCGTACGCCCCCGCGCTCCAGGCCTACCTCGGGCGCACCTCACAGGCCTACGACCACGCCCAGACCTCGGCCGAGGCCGCCGCCCCCGTCGTCGAGGCGCTGACCGCGGAGCGGATGCCGTTCCGGGTGCAGACCTCCGACTGGGCGCGGGACTTCGTCGGCATCAAGCTGGCGGACCTCGACGGTTCGGCCGTCCAGGACTTCACCGGCGGTTGGCTGAAGTGA
- a CDS encoding acyl-CoA dehydrogenase family protein: MRRTVFNEDHEAFRETIRDFIETEVVPVYDDWFQAGQAPREFYYKLGELGIFGINVPEEFGGAGLDTHKFEAVLYEETSRAGVNFGGSGVHVLLALPYIKMLADDEQKKRFLPKFVTGEEMWALAMTEPGTGSDVAGMKTTAKLSEDGTHYVLNGSKTFITGGVHADRVIVCARTSSPREDDRRFGISLFAVDTKSAGYSIGRKLDKLGLRTSDTAELAFVDVKVPVEDLMGEENKGFYYLGANLPSERWGIAFGAYAQAKAAVRFAQQYVTDRTVFGKPVAHFQNTKFELASCQAEVDAAEAVADRALEALDAGELTAAEAASAKLFTTEVAHRVIDKCLQLHGGYGYMNEYPIARLYADNRVNRIYGGTSEVMKSIIAKSMGL; the protein is encoded by the coding sequence GTGCGCCGTACCGTTTTCAACGAGGACCACGAGGCGTTCCGCGAGACCATCCGGGACTTCATCGAGACCGAGGTCGTGCCGGTCTACGACGACTGGTTCCAGGCCGGTCAGGCACCCCGCGAGTTCTACTACAAGCTCGGTGAGCTGGGCATCTTCGGCATCAACGTGCCCGAGGAGTTCGGTGGCGCGGGCCTGGACACCCACAAGTTCGAGGCCGTCCTCTACGAGGAGACCTCCCGCGCGGGCGTCAACTTCGGCGGCTCCGGCGTGCACGTGCTGCTCGCCCTGCCCTACATCAAGATGCTGGCCGACGACGAGCAGAAGAAGCGCTTCCTGCCGAAGTTCGTCACCGGCGAGGAGATGTGGGCGCTGGCGATGACCGAGCCCGGCACCGGCTCCGACGTCGCGGGCATGAAGACCACCGCGAAGCTCTCCGAGGACGGCACGCACTACGTCCTGAACGGCTCCAAGACCTTCATCACCGGTGGCGTGCACGCCGACCGGGTGATCGTCTGCGCCCGTACCTCCTCCCCGCGCGAGGACGACCGTCGCTTCGGCATCTCCCTCTTCGCCGTGGACACCAAGTCCGCGGGCTACTCGATCGGCCGCAAGCTCGACAAGCTGGGCCTGCGCACCTCCGACACCGCCGAGCTGGCGTTCGTCGACGTGAAGGTCCCGGTCGAGGACCTGATGGGCGAGGAGAACAAGGGCTTCTACTACCTCGGCGCGAACCTACCCTCCGAGCGCTGGGGCATCGCCTTCGGCGCGTACGCCCAGGCCAAGGCCGCCGTCCGGTTCGCCCAGCAGTACGTGACGGACCGCACCGTCTTCGGCAAGCCGGTCGCGCACTTCCAGAACACCAAGTTCGAACTGGCCTCCTGCCAGGCCGAGGTGGACGCGGCCGAGGCCGTCGCCGACCGCGCCCTGGAGGCCCTGGACGCCGGTGAGCTGACCGCCGCCGAGGCCGCGTCCGCGAAGCTGTTCACGACCGAGGTCGCGCACCGCGTCATCGACAAGTGCCTCCAGCTGCACGGCGGTTACGGCTACATGAACGAGTACCCGATCGCCCGCCTGTACGCCGACAACCGCGTGAACCGCATCTACGGCGGCACCAGCGAGGTCATGAAGTCCATCATCGCCAAGTCCATGGGCCTGTAG
- a CDS encoding TetR/AcrR family transcriptional regulator — MSTRAAAPTRREQILSEAARLFAERGFHGVGVDEIGAAVGISGPGLYRHFAGKDAMLAELLVGISERLLTGGRRRAEEAAGDPTALLASLVEGHIDFALDDRALITLHDRELDRLREADRKLVRQLQRQYVELWVQVVRELHPEVGEAQVRVSVHAVFGLLNSTPHLAALGREATESLLRRLANGAFGALSG; from the coding sequence ATGAGCACCAGAGCGGCCGCCCCGACCCGTCGCGAGCAGATCCTCAGTGAGGCCGCTCGTCTCTTCGCCGAGCGCGGCTTCCACGGCGTCGGAGTGGACGAGATAGGGGCCGCGGTGGGCATCAGCGGCCCCGGCCTGTACCGGCACTTCGCCGGCAAGGACGCCATGCTCGCCGAACTGCTCGTCGGGATCAGCGAGCGGCTGCTCACGGGCGGCCGGCGGCGCGCCGAGGAGGCGGCCGGCGACCCGACGGCGCTGCTGGCCTCCCTCGTCGAGGGCCACATCGACTTCGCGCTCGACGACCGGGCGCTGATCACCCTGCACGACCGGGAGCTGGACCGGCTGCGGGAGGCCGACCGCAAGCTCGTACGACAGTTGCAGCGCCAGTACGTCGAGCTGTGGGTGCAGGTCGTGCGCGAGCTGCACCCCGAGGTGGGGGAGGCGCAGGTACGGGTCTCCGTGCACGCGGTCTTCGGCCTGCTGAACTCCACCCCGCACCTGGCGGCGCTGGGCCGGGAGGCCACCGAGTCCCTGCTGCGGCGGCTCGCCAACGGCGCCTTCGGGGCGCTGTCGGGGTGA
- a CDS encoding carboxyl transferase domain-containing protein — MQQAPVLTSAADPASEAWRTNEAAHRELAEGLRARLEAARLGGGERARARHTARGKLLPRDRVDALLDPGSPFLELAPLAAEGMYGGAAPAAGVIAGIGRVSGRECVIVANDATVKGGTYYPMTVKKHLRAQEVALENRLPCLYLVDSGGAFLPMQDEVFPDREHFGRIFYNQARMSGAGIPQIAAVLGSCTAGGAYVPAMSDEAVIVRGQGTIFLGGPPLVKAATGEVVTAEELGGGEVHSRISGVTDHLAEDDAHALRIVRNIVATLPDRAALPWSVEAPEEPKVDPYGLYGAVPVDSRTPYDAREVIARVVDGSRFQEFKAEFGQTLVTGFARIHGHPVGIIANNGILFSESAQKGAHFIELCDQRGIPLLFLQNISGFMVGRDYEAGGIAKHGAKMVTAVACARVPKLTVVVGGSYGAGNYSMCGRAYSPRFLWMWPNAKISVMGGEQAASVLATVKRDQIEGAGQDWPAEDEEAFKAPVRAQYEEQGNAYYATARLWDDGVIDPMETRQVLGLALTACANAPLGDSAFGIFRM, encoded by the coding sequence ATGCAGCAGGCACCAGTGCTGACGAGCGCCGCGGACCCGGCGTCCGAGGCCTGGCGGACCAACGAGGCCGCCCACCGCGAACTCGCCGAGGGCCTGCGCGCCCGGCTGGAGGCGGCCCGCCTGGGCGGCGGGGAGCGGGCCCGCGCCCGCCACACCGCCCGCGGGAAGCTGCTTCCCCGCGACCGCGTGGACGCCCTCCTCGACCCCGGATCGCCCTTCCTGGAGCTGGCCCCGCTGGCCGCCGAGGGCATGTACGGGGGCGCGGCCCCGGCCGCCGGGGTCATCGCGGGCATCGGCCGGGTCAGTGGCCGCGAGTGCGTCATCGTCGCGAACGACGCCACCGTCAAGGGCGGCACCTACTACCCGATGACCGTCAAGAAGCACCTCCGCGCCCAGGAGGTGGCTTTGGAGAATCGTCTCCCCTGCCTCTACCTGGTCGACTCCGGCGGCGCCTTCCTGCCCATGCAGGACGAGGTCTTCCCCGACCGGGAGCACTTCGGCCGCATCTTCTACAACCAGGCCCGCATGTCCGGCGCCGGCATCCCGCAGATCGCGGCCGTGCTCGGCTCCTGCACCGCCGGCGGGGCGTACGTCCCGGCCATGAGCGACGAGGCCGTCATCGTGCGCGGCCAGGGCACGATCTTCCTCGGCGGCCCGCCGCTGGTGAAGGCCGCGACGGGCGAGGTCGTCACGGCCGAGGAGCTCGGCGGCGGCGAGGTCCACTCCCGGATCTCGGGCGTCACCGACCACCTCGCGGAGGACGACGCGCACGCGCTGCGGATCGTACGGAACATCGTGGCGACGCTGCCCGACCGCGCGGCCCTGCCCTGGTCGGTGGAGGCTCCCGAGGAGCCGAAGGTGGACCCGTACGGCCTGTACGGCGCGGTGCCGGTCGACTCCCGCACCCCCTACGACGCCCGCGAGGTCATCGCCCGGGTCGTGGACGGGTCCCGCTTCCAGGAGTTCAAGGCGGAGTTCGGGCAGACGCTGGTCACCGGGTTCGCCCGGATCCACGGACACCCGGTCGGCATCATCGCCAACAACGGCATCCTCTTCTCCGAGTCCGCCCAGAAGGGCGCGCACTTCATCGAGCTGTGCGACCAGCGCGGGATCCCTCTCCTCTTCCTCCAGAACATCTCGGGGTTCATGGTCGGCCGGGACTACGAGGCCGGCGGCATCGCCAAGCACGGCGCCAAGATGGTGACGGCCGTGGCGTGCGCCCGGGTCCCGAAGTTGACGGTGGTCGTCGGCGGTTCCTACGGGGCGGGCAACTACTCGATGTGCGGCCGGGCCTACTCGCCGCGCTTCCTGTGGATGTGGCCGAACGCGAAGATCTCGGTGATGGGCGGCGAGCAGGCGGCCTCCGTGCTGGCCACCGTCAAGCGGGACCAGATCGAGGGCGCGGGCCAGGACTGGCCGGCCGAGGACGAGGAGGCCTTCAAGGCACCGGTCCGCGCGCAGTACGAGGAACAGGGCAACGCCTACTACGCCACCGCCCGTCTCTGGGACGACGGGGTCATCGACCCCATGGAGACCCGGCAGGTGCTCGGGCTGGCCCTGACCGCGTGCGCGAACGCCCCCTTGGGCGACTCCGCTTTCGGCATCTTCCGCATGTGA
- a CDS encoding MarR family winged helix-turn-helix transcriptional regulator has protein sequence MAHNELSMGGLTPRDHAFYGLVWAGTTLTARVDQALTRRHDLPLSWFEVMLWLHAQQEPVASSELGARTLLSRSQVSRVADSLQARGLVERIPSPTDARSVRIALTDAGRRAFREADATRREALAEVFDDRLDDADIAALGAIWAKLKA, from the coding sequence ATGGCGCACAACGAGCTCTCCATGGGCGGACTCACCCCCCGCGACCACGCCTTCTACGGCCTGGTCTGGGCCGGCACCACCCTCACCGCCCGGGTCGACCAGGCCCTCACCCGCCGGCACGACCTGCCGCTCTCGTGGTTCGAGGTGATGCTGTGGCTCCACGCCCAGCAGGAGCCGGTCGCCTCCTCCGAGCTGGGGGCCAGGACCCTGCTCAGTCGCAGCCAGGTCTCCCGGGTCGCCGACTCGCTCCAGGCGCGCGGCCTCGTCGAGCGGATACCCTCCCCGACCGACGCGCGCTCCGTGCGGATCGCCCTGACCGACGCGGGCCGGCGCGCCTTCCGGGAGGCGGACGCCACCCGCCGCGAGGCCCTCGCCGAGGTCTTCGACGACCGGCTCGACGACGCGGACATCGCCGCGCTCGGCGCGATCTGGGCCAAGCTCAAGGCGTAG
- a CDS encoding DUF4253 domain-containing protein — MTKTPNPLSVLAADPQGRSLGLALPPGTLIDGPGRRFARRSPLVWVSDEPVGPGALAVHRGPAGAAGLQAVLFQGRRGLESWWTRGELRPREMSAPDDHHVEPVLRAYWAGVVPDPEEGAEGAELIAPFGREWPGLAEPGVPDGDPEEQAVARADELIREGVLPSPRLALIPAARGADAPTAMGWRGPLNHENDTARVSTVLRSWEDRYGARVLALGFDELHLSVAAPPATRAAALPVAAEHFAFCPDNVWQGSGSVHAYADEAVVGARTWGFWWD; from the coding sequence ATGACCAAGACGCCGAACCCGCTGTCCGTGTTGGCCGCCGACCCGCAAGGCCGCTCCCTGGGGCTCGCGTTGCCGCCCGGCACGCTGATCGACGGGCCCGGCCGCCGGTTCGCGCGCCGGTCCCCGCTCGTGTGGGTCTCCGACGAGCCCGTGGGCCCCGGAGCGCTCGCCGTCCACCGCGGCCCGGCAGGGGCGGCCGGCCTCCAGGCGGTGCTGTTCCAGGGCCGCCGCGGCCTGGAGAGCTGGTGGACCCGCGGCGAGCTGCGGCCCCGCGAGATGTCCGCACCCGACGACCACCACGTGGAGCCGGTCCTGCGCGCGTACTGGGCCGGGGTGGTCCCCGACCCCGAGGAGGGAGCCGAGGGCGCGGAGCTGATCGCGCCCTTCGGCCGGGAGTGGCCGGGGCTCGCCGAGCCCGGGGTCCCGGACGGGGACCCGGAGGAACAGGCCGTCGCCCGGGCCGACGAGCTGATCCGGGAGGGCGTCCTGCCGAGCCCCCGACTCGCCCTGATACCGGCGGCCCGGGGGGCGGACGCGCCCACGGCGATGGGGTGGCGCGGCCCGCTGAACCACGAGAACGACACGGCTCGCGTCAGCACCGTCCTGCGCTCCTGGGAAGACCGCTACGGCGCCCGCGTCCTCGCCCTCGGCTTCGACGAACTCCACCTCTCGGTGGCCGCCCCGCCCGCGACGCGGGCCGCCGCCCTCCCCGTCGCCGCCGAGCACTTCGCGTTCTGCCCCGACAACGTCTGGCAGGGCTCCGGCAGCGTGCACGCCTACGCGGACGAGGCCGTTGTCGGCGCGCGGACCTGGGGGTTCTGGTGGGACTGA